The Fictibacillus arsenicus genome contains a region encoding:
- a CDS encoding DUF1798 family protein: MSNLYKKTTELIADINEAFHIYKTETKARETEADFYTEVKPFADRIHFRVQEWEPLAREWVITNKPKYLYPIQIKTAAENIGYLGVYVFQKNMKDKRITEMVKSVLYVLNQMKEQMSSDEE; this comes from the coding sequence ATGAGCAATTTGTACAAAAAAACGACAGAATTAATCGCTGATATTAATGAAGCGTTTCATATTTATAAAACAGAAACAAAGGCAAGGGAAACGGAAGCGGATTTCTATACTGAAGTTAAGCCGTTTGCAGACCGCATCCATTTTAGGGTACAAGAGTGGGAGCCGCTGGCACGTGAATGGGTGATCACAAATAAACCTAAATACTTATATCCGATTCAGATCAAGACTGCAGCCGAGAACATTGGTTACCTGGGTGTTTATGTTTTTCAAAAAAATATGAAAGATAAGCGGATCACTGAAATGGTAAAATCGGTATTGTATGTTTTGAACCAGATGAAAGAACAAATGAGTTCAGATGAAGAATAA
- the racA gene encoding chromosome-anchoring protein RacA, which yields MEMVLKTKTVSEELGVNPTTVQRWVRHFNIQCDKNEHGHYLFKQEDIEQLREIKAQLDNGLLMSDIQIQSFQTSEKSVELPTQFEEKFDRLNAAIKALEKKVEEKADAVVSYQMLQHASELEELIKKMENMEARLQDLEVALLKNNYPEEKLYVKEKPKKNWFVSLFTL from the coding sequence ATGGAAATGGTGTTGAAGACCAAAACTGTCTCTGAGGAACTCGGGGTGAATCCGACAACGGTTCAGCGCTGGGTCAGACATTTTAACATTCAATGTGATAAGAACGAACATGGTCATTATTTGTTCAAGCAAGAAGACATCGAGCAGTTAAGAGAGATCAAAGCTCAGCTCGACAATGGATTATTGATGAGTGATATTCAAATCCAGTCATTTCAAACATCAGAGAAATCAGTAGAACTGCCAACCCAGTTTGAAGAGAAGTTTGACCGGCTTAATGCAGCTATTAAAGCATTAGAAAAGAAGGTTGAAGAGAAAGCTGATGCAGTTGTTTCCTATCAAATGCTCCAGCATGCATCTGAACTCGAAGAACTTATAAAGAAAATGGAAAACATGGAGGCACGTCTTCAGGATCTTGAGGTAGCATTACTAAAAAACAATTATCCAGAAGAAAAGCTTTATGTTAAGGAAAAGCCAAAAAAGAACTGGTTTGTGAGTCTGTTTACACTATAA
- a CDS encoding DUF2515 family protein: MKERYQDITMTILNNTISQNRDNISRTVSYAAFFKRNPEIRWAMLASLVSRNAGYSMCDLKGDWLPRFLSKDTRKHLFHTYERANWLIFQDAYPQLLLYEYSKEKGAPLFDLLDNFYVSTFMKKEWHRFWIERDIKRICTSLIINEQHVIENPVIKNSFYNKRIFSGVPFLLQDYMHFSTVLFPVLSGDVYGISVHGFKTVKNRIETGKMLYTILFESRWSEEIIRFSDAVTHTGSRHDFEKYVYPKKMRETPLLRMVYPIVHHHRKSTKDWYRKGMNTEVFYHPVKKIQKPCLTDWYKQKQRQIKIGILLKEWIQNR; encoded by the coding sequence GTGAAAGAGCGGTATCAGGATATAACAATGACAATCTTGAATAATACGATTTCACAAAATCGTGATAATATTTCACGTACCGTAAGCTATGCCGCTTTTTTTAAAAGAAATCCTGAGATAAGATGGGCAATGCTCGCAAGTTTAGTGTCCCGAAACGCTGGATACAGCATGTGTGATCTAAAAGGAGATTGGCTTCCAAGATTTTTATCTAAAGATACAAGAAAACATTTATTTCATACATATGAACGTGCAAACTGGCTGATTTTCCAGGATGCTTATCCTCAGCTGCTGCTTTATGAATACTCCAAAGAGAAAGGGGCTCCATTATTTGATCTGCTGGATAACTTTTATGTTTCAACATTCATGAAAAAAGAATGGCACCGCTTTTGGATCGAAAGGGATATAAAAAGAATATGTACATCATTGATCATCAATGAACAGCATGTGATAGAAAATCCAGTGATTAAAAATTCTTTTTATAACAAAAGGATATTTTCAGGAGTGCCATTTCTGCTCCAAGACTATATGCATTTCAGCACAGTACTCTTTCCTGTTCTTTCAGGCGATGTATACGGAATTTCAGTTCATGGATTTAAAACTGTAAAAAATAGAATAGAAACGGGAAAGATGCTTTACACCATTTTGTTTGAGTCGAGGTGGAGTGAGGAGATAATTCGTTTTTCTGATGCTGTTACCCATACCGGTTCAAGGCATGATTTTGAAAAGTATGTCTATCCGAAAAAAATGAGGGAGACACCGCTTCTCAGGATGGTCTATCCGATTGTCCACCATCATAGAAAGTCTACGAAAGACTGGTATAGAAAGGGAATGAATACGGAGGTTTTTTATCATCCCGTAAAGAAAATTCAAAAACCATGTCTTACAGATTGGTATAAACAAAAACAAAGACAAATTAAAATAGGCATTCTATTAAAAGAATGGATACAAAATCGTTAA
- a CDS encoding glutaredoxin family protein, with amino-acid sequence MEKKVIIYTQETCPPCFAEKEWLKANNIEFEERDIRKNQSYMKEVMDLGASATPVTVIKTEEGNQVVMGFKEDELSVLLKK; translated from the coding sequence TTGGAGAAAAAAGTAATCATCTACACACAGGAAACGTGCCCTCCATGCTTCGCAGAAAAAGAGTGGCTGAAAGCAAATAATATTGAATTCGAAGAACGCGACATACGAAAAAATCAAAGCTATATGAAGGAAGTTATGGATCTGGGTGCTTCGGCAACTCCTGTTACTGTAATCAAGACAGAAGAAGGCAATCAGGTTGTAATGGGCTTTAAAGAAGATGAACTTTCTGTACTATTAAAAAAGTAA
- the recU gene encoding Holliday junction resolvase RecU, translating into MGTFHYPNGKKVTSVTKTRSSSSSSVKKEVSYSNRGMSLEDDINQSNQFYLLTNKAIIHKKPTPVQIVNVEYPKRSAAVIREAYFKLASTTDYNGVYKGRYIDFEAKETKNKTSFPLKNFHEHQITHMQQILDHGGISFIILRFSSTDESYLLDSSYLVHYWKEQSMGRKSIPKGEIEEKGYSITNGYQPRLNYLETVDRVYFYPSL; encoded by the coding sequence ATGGGAACCTTTCATTATCCAAATGGTAAGAAAGTGACTTCTGTAACTAAAACAAGATCGTCTTCCTCATCTTCTGTTAAAAAAGAAGTTTCATACAGCAACAGAGGGATGTCGCTCGAAGACGATATCAATCAAAGCAATCAATTTTATCTCTTAACGAATAAAGCGATCATTCACAAAAAACCGACTCCCGTACAAATCGTGAATGTTGAGTACCCGAAAAGATCTGCAGCTGTCATTCGTGAAGCATACTTTAAACTCGCTTCTACAACCGATTATAACGGTGTATATAAAGGAAGATATATTGACTTTGAAGCAAAAGAAACAAAGAACAAGACGAGTTTTCCGCTTAAGAATTTTCATGAGCATCAGATCACACATATGCAGCAGATTCTAGATCATGGCGGAATATCTTTTATCATTCTTCGATTCTCTTCTACGGATGAAAGCTATCTGCTGGACAGCTCTTACCTTGTTCACTATTGGAAGGAACAAAGCATGGGGAGAAAATCAATTCCAAAGGGTGAAATAGAAGAAAAAGGATATTCTATTACTAACGGGTATCAACCTAGGCTGAATTATTTAGAAACAGTAGATCGTGTCTATTTCTATCCTTCTCTTTGA